From Salvia splendens isolate huo1 chromosome 3, SspV2, whole genome shotgun sequence, a single genomic window includes:
- the LOC121796788 gene encoding uncharacterized protein LOC121796788 has translation MSFNPLSAILKEHKLEGHNYIVWKQNLDIVLTAEEYKYVLTTECPPEPAANASAAVKETYRKWCKANEMAKCYMLASMSTNRAAKSLAFRSIMTKVMKEGTSSLPASYQQFKLNFKMNKRAYTLAELLTELQSAEDLMVQTKAAMMSSRSSSSGSKPGKGKKKAQNVVAPKIAKGKKKRVNTNKKQSGKCFKCGEKGALEAGLS, from the exons atgtcgttcaatcctctttccgctaTTCTTAAAGAACACAAACTCGAAGGTCATAACTATATCgtatggaaacaaaacttggatatCGTTCTCACTGCCGAAGAGTACAAATATGTGCTCACTACGGAATGTCCACCCGAACCTGCTGCAAATGCTTCTGCAGCAGTGAAAGAAACATACAGAAAGTGGTGTAAAGCCAATGAGATGgcgaagtgctacatgttggcttctatgtcaacA aatcgagcgGCTAAATCTTTAGCCTTTCGGAGCATCATGACTAAGGTTATGAAGGAGGGCacatct AGTTTGCCAGCTAGCtatcagcagttcaagctcaatttcaAGATGAACAAGAGGGCTTACACCCTAGCTGAACTGTTGACTGAGTTGCAGTCAGCGGAGGATCTTATGGTCCAGACAAAGGCTGCTATGATGAGTTCTAGGTCGTCTTCCTCAGGCTCTAAGCCAGGTAAGGGGAAGAAGAAAGCCCAGAATGTTGTAGCACCAAAGATAGCTAAGGGCAAAAAGAAACGGGTGAACACGAACAAGAAGCAAAGTGGCAAGTGTTTCAAATGCGGCGAAAAAGGGGCATTAGAAGCcggattgtcctaa